The genomic window TCTCTGAACAACATTTTTTGAAGCTGAGTAAGTTGGAGTATCTATATATGGGCTCCAATTCTTTCCATTTAAATGTTAGTCCTAATTGGGTTCCCCTTTTCCAGGTGGATGAACTTGATATGTGTTCATGCCACTTGGGTCCTTCATTTCCGGCTTGGCTTCAATCTCAAAAGAACCTCAACTTTCTTGATTTCTCAAATGGCAGCATTTCAAGTCCTATTCCAAACTGGTTTGGGAATATTTCTTTGAATCTGCAACGGTTGAATCTTTCTCACAATCAGTTACAAGGTCAGCTaccaaattcattaaatttttatggTTTATCAGAGATTGATTTCAGTTCCAACCTCTTTAAAGGACCTattcctttttcaatcaaagggGTCGATATTCTAGATCTCTcctataataaattttatggctTTTTTCCATCGAGTAGAGGTGAATCCGTGTCAAGCTTGTCTTATCTTTCTCTTTCAAGTAATCAAATAACAGGGGCCATCCCATCAAACATAGGTGAATTCCTACCCAGCTTGCAGTTCCTTTCTCTTTCGGGTAATCGAATAACAGGGACCATCCCAGATTCCATAGGACGCATCACCAATCTTGAAGTCATTGATTTTTCAAGGAATAATTTGACTGGAAGCATTCCTTCTACCATAAATAATTGCTCTAACCTTTTTGTGTTAGACCTTGGAAACAACAATCTGTTTGGGATAATACCGAAGTCGTTGGGCCAGTTACAATCGCTCCAATCACTGCACTTGAACCACAACGAGCTTTCAGGAGAGCTCCCctcatctttccaaaatttaacaGGCTTGGAAGTTCTTGATCTTAGTTACAACAAATTGTTGGGTGAGGTTCCTGCATGGATTGGAGTTGCTTTCGTAAATCTGGTAATACTCAACTTGAGGTCGAATGTGTTTTGTGGAAGACTTCCCTCCCAGCTTTCAAATTTAAGCTCCCTGCATGTCTTAGACATTGCACAAAACAATCTGATGGGTAAAATTCCAATCACTTTGGTTGAGCTTAAAGCCATGGCTCAAGAGCATAACATGATCAATATATATCCTTCGTTTCAAAAAGAGGGACTCTCCTGGTATGAAGAACTATTGGTTGTGATTACCAAAGGCCAAAGTCTTGAATATACCAGGACTCTTTCTCTTGTTGTAGGCATTGACCTATCCAACAATAATTTAAGTGGAGAGTTTCCCCAAGAAATAACAAAATTGTTTGGTTTGGTGGTTTTGAACTTGTCGAGGAATCACATTACTGGCCAAATTCCTGAAAGCATTTCAATGTTGCGACAATTGTTATCTCTTGATTTGTCAAGCAATAAGCTTTCCGACAGCATTCCTTCAAGCATGGCCTCATTATCATTCTTGAGTTATTTGAATCTATCAAATAACAATTTCTCTGGTAAGATCCCCTTTACAGGGCAAATGACAACCTTCACCGAGCTGGCCTTTGTGGGAAACCCTGATCTATGTGGAGCTCCATTGGCCACAAAATGCCAGGATGAAGATCCAAATAAAAGGCAAAGTGTTGTTAGTGacaaaaatgatggtggctATGTTGATCAATGGTTTTACTTGAGCGTTGGCTTGGGATTTGCCATGGGCATCCTAgttccattttttgttttggcaACAAGGAAATCTTGGTGTGAGgcctattttgattttgtggatGAGATTGTCAGATGGTTGTTGAGAGGAAGAGCAACCTATGCCAAAAATCATCCTAGAAGgcgataaattttatttgtagaTCTTTCTATGCTTTATGTATCATTATAAGCTTTGGAAGTGAATTTCATCACAGTTGCAATAGAAGAAAAGACTtagcttttaatttattttaacttcagAACATATCCTTTGTTTATAATCTGCAGTGTTTTGGCATTGTCGGAAGG from Vitis vinifera cultivar Pinot Noir 40024 chromosome 9, ASM3070453v1 includes these protein-coding regions:
- the LOC132254332 gene encoding receptor-like protein EIX1 — translated: MEKISILGFILAILYLITTELACNGHTRIDNNVQSEQKALIDFKSGLKDPNNRLSSWKGSNYCSWQGISCENGTGFVISIDLHNPYPRENVYENWSSMNLSGEISPSLIKLKSLKYLDLSFNSFKAMPVPQFFGSLENLIYLNLSGAGFSGSIPSNLRNLSSLQYLDLSSLQYVDLSSEYLYDIDSEYLDYIYSEHFNNLFVENIEWMTGLVSLKYLGMNYVNLSLVGSRWVEVANKLPSLTELHLGGCGLFGSFPSPSFINFSSLAVIAINSNDFNSKFPDWLLNVSNLVSIDISDNKLYGRIPLGLGELPNLQYLDLSSSIYLFSDFHLRGSISQLLRKSWKKIEVLKLDGNELHGSIPSSIGNFCNLKYLDLSFNLLNGSLPEIIKGLETCSSKSPLPNLTKLSLYNNQLMGKLPNWLGELKNLKALDLSNNKFEGPIPASLGTLQHLEFLYLLENELNGSLPDSIGQLSQVQHLIVYSNHLSGSLPDSIGQLSQLEQLDVSSNHLSGSLPDSIGQLSQLQGLQVSSNHLSGSLPDSIGQLSQLQGLHVSSNHLSGSLPDSIGQLSQLEQLDVSSNHLSGSLSEQHFLKLSKLEYLYMGSNSFHLNVSPNWVPLFQVDELDMCSCHLGPSFPAWLQSQKNLNFLDFSNGSISSPIPNWFGNISLNLQRLNLSHNQLQGQLPNSLNFYGLSEIDFSSNLFKGPIPFSIKGVDILDLSYNKFYGFFPSSRGESVSSLSYLSLSSNQITGAIPSNIGEFLPSLQFLSLSGNRITGTIPDSIGRITNLEVIDFSRNNLTGSIPSTINNCSNLFVLDLGNNNLFGIIPKSLGQLQSLQSLHLNHNELSGELPSSFQNLTGLEVLDLSYNKLLGEVPAWIGVAFVNLVILNLRSNVFCGRLPSQLSNLSSLHVLDIAQNNLMGKIPITLVELKAMAQEHNMINIYPSFQKEGLSWYEELLVVITKGQSLEYTRTLSLVVGIDLSNNNLSGEFPQEITKLFGLVVLNLSRNHITGQIPESISMLRQLLSLDLSSNKLSDSIPSSMASLSFLSYLNLSNNNFSGKIPFTGQMTTFTELAFVGNPDLCGAPLATKCQDEDPNKRQSVVSDKNDGGYVDQWFYLSVGLGFAMGILVPFFVLATRKSWCEAYFDFVDEIVRWLLRGRATYAKNHPRRR